A region of the Cryptomeria japonica unplaced genomic scaffold, Sugi_1.0 HiC_scaffold_182, whole genome shotgun sequence genome:
TGAGAAAATTCACTCTTTATTTCGTTTTAATTTAGTTGAGTTGGACTCTTCAGAAGAATAAACTATCGTTGTGGCTAATATTTAGTTAAAACAAACagtatatttacttattaaaaatatttaatagaaaattatCATTTATTCGTTTGGCGCATTTAATCTCTTTATATATCATTGGTAATTAGttaaaatttgttaaatttatatataatttagctTAGTTAGGGTTTACTTAGCTATAGGTGTTAGGTCACGCCATAGAGGGCCGACCGGTTCACTACCAATTAGGAATTAGAGGGAATGTTGCCTTCAGGAGTTCCTCCCTTGAGACATGTTGCATAAGGGTTCCAAATCTCGATCACCTTATCATTCTTGTTTTACGTTGTGCGAAATGAGTGTCATAACGCCCGCTCATCTTATTCCTTTTCTCACCTCGTCTAGCATGAGTCCTATGACGTTGAGTATGTAACATATACATGCGCATGCCACGATGAATTTGCCTTGTACACCAAGTTCATCCTTTCAATCACAAAACAACCCattctcttatttatttatttaaattctcttgCAACCAAACTCTATAATTAACATGAATCCTTAATATTATAAAccaaaaatattaatgataatttagaACTATTCTTTGTTTTAAAGGCTCACGaatataacacatatatttttataataaaactgAGATTATCCTACCCGAGCGTAAAAAGGTTTTCAAGAAAGACGCAATATAAAGCATGCATGGACGGTGTTTGTGTCAACATCCAAGAAAATTTCCTCTTTTACCAATTCTGAGACGGCTGAGAAAAATGTATATATTAGTTCCTTTGAAGAAGGCCATCGCTCCAATAAAGTCTAATCGTTTCCACATTACTAAATTAATGGCGGTGGCGAGAATATGAGGAAGAATACGTCTAAGGCAGGAGGTAAGCTGATCTTCAGATAAGCATATGCAGcagaagatagaaaatttcaacGATAATGAAAGAATGGTGAGAATACATCTGCGGTAGCAGGTGAGATAGCCATATGCTGCAGCAAGACTTACTCTGACGTATCGAAAAGAGCAACAACTCTGGaagtatattattataatattacaagGATTGGTGATTTAATATACGGAGTGAAGATGAATTAGTCATAAGGTTTGGGCTATATAAAGCTTGTAATGGGCTTGTAACACACATTCATATCCTTCTGAGCTCTTGTACTATCTGCGTTTCTATTATAATGGCTAACCGAATGATTTACTTCACACTGGGACTTTTTCTGTTGATATGTTGTTACAGCGACAGGGTCATGGCAGGGGATTCCGATCCCTTGCAAGATTTCTGCGTTGCAGATGAGGAAAGCAAAGGTGAGTAAAAAACTTTATACATAAACAATGGTAATGATTTGCTTATTAGACGAGTCGAGTTAGtaatagattgatttgattttgcTTTAAACAGTTTTGGTGAACGGGTTCGTTTGCAAAGACCCAATGCAAGTTTCAGCAGACGACTTCTTCTTCCGGGGACTTGGGCAGGCAGGGAACACCGACAATGATGTGGGCTCCAACGTAACGATGGCGAACGTTAAACAGATACCAGGCCTCAATACGTTGGGAATATCGTTGGTCCGCATCGACTACGCAgtgggtggaataaatcctcctcacacacacccaagagccaccgaagttcttgttttactggaaggccagcttcttgtgggtttcattgacaccaacaacaagtttttcagcaaaacgttggagaagggagatgtgtttgtgtttccaaaggcacttgtgcatttccagcagaatgtggggCATGAAAATGCGGTGGCCATATCTGCATTGAGCAGCCAGCTTCCGGGAGTTCAGACAATCGCCAACTCTCTGTTTGCAGCGGATCCTCCTCTCCCAGATTCCGTATTGGCCAAGGCCTTCCGCATCACACAGGAAGTTGTGGATTACATTCAGAAGAAATTCGCATAAGAATTTGCTGTGTTctatcaaacaaaacaatcaagaGGGGACCAAGTCTTTCCCAAATTCTTTTTCCTTGCCGTTCAATAAAACAATCTTTCTAGAGTTATTGCCGTCCTCTTCTGCTATTCATAGCATCTGTTTTGAACATGACTATATCCTCCGCATAttccaaagatgaaggattaattTGAAGCATCTGAAGGCATTTATGAATATTTTATACAAGAGCATCCTTGTATTAGGTATACATTCATTTGCAACATGTTAACAATATATTCTTTAACATAAATATtgcaggaacaacaacaaacaaagtgcTTGACTTGGATAGAATGAGTAACACTATAATTCTTGCATGCCAATCTGTCAAGGGTGTTCTTTAACATAGTCTTAACCTCATTTTAGCTCTGACATAAAAGGTGAATGGTTTGGAAGTAGGAAATAGTTATTGGGAAATATAATTAGTAGTTGTTCTTCAAATCACCCTCACAATCATCCAATGCTTCAAGACTCCCCATCAAAGAAGTCATTCCAGAAGGTTAGGGACTCTCCTCAAGATAAGAATGATTGCTCTAATAAATGTAGTATACCTTCGATGGAATGCAACACGGTTTCATTATGTCTAAATTCCAAGAAAATCCGTAGAACTAGAATATCCATTGCATCCAATATCGCAATATTTGATCGGGGATAATATGATAACCTTGACACATATCACACCTATTCTTACATCAATCTACCTACATAAGGGTTATGATTGAGGGGCCTCTTGTATTAAACATTTCTAATaagttggaatgacatggaaaatctaagacagtgaagaTAGATTATTGATAATAACACAATTCATTTACATGGTGTTAATTAATTTATGGCCTCCCAAAATAAGCTTTTCTAAATCTCCCCTAATTCATTCCTACGTTATAATAAATATGTCACTGTGGATGTTATGTATGAAGATCTAAATACTA
Encoded here:
- the LOC131057724 gene encoding putative germin-like protein 2-3 produces the protein MAGDSDPLQDFCVADEESKVLVNGFVCKDPMQVSADDFFFRGLGQAGNTDNDVGSNVTMANVKQIPGLNTLGISLVRIDYAVGGINPPHTHPRATEVLVLLEGQLLVGFIDTNNKFFSKTLEKGDVFVFPKALVHFQQNVGHENAVAISALSSQLPGVQTIANSLFAADPPLPDSVLAKAFRITQEVVDYIQKKFA